The Cicer arietinum cultivar CDC Frontier isolate Library 1 chromosome 1, Cicar.CDCFrontier_v2.0, whole genome shotgun sequence genome contains the following window.
ATTgcttaatttgaaatatataatgaaaaagATGGATATCCATATTTCATCTACAATATGTTCTCTCTAAGAGTAGAATCAAACATCATTTGAATATGAAAAACAAATGTCTAGACAAAACAGCGGTGTTTCATTATATCAATTACATTATGTTGGGAAGGAAAATTCTTCCATATACTTACTGGATATAAATTGGGAAGAAAGCACCTGCAAATGATATTATTAACGACAATTAATGTAGAATTCATAAAAGCACAGTGTAGTTAATACAATCCTTTAACATTAATTAGGTTGTTCACTAGCTGATTTGCTGCGGAAATAACCAGTGATGAAATTAcgtatatatttgaaaatgaaaGTCTCAGCATTGAAAGTTTTAAGAATTCTGAATAACCAACACGTAAGAAAAGAATAGGGACCACACATTCAATATCAACAATGACTTTTTCCATTGATTCTATCCAATAACAGTGACTTCCTTTCGTACACCCTCATTCCTCAAGTATGGTTTTGCATTTGCAACTTGAGGCAATAAAAAAGTAGTCATTAATCTTAACACAGACTGACCTGTACAATTTGCTCCACTCGTCGTTGAAGACTGTCCCCATATGCTTCCTTGTATATGCCTTTAAGCAAGTGCCACAAGTGAGATTGAACGTCGTCCAAACAATGTTTTTCAATCATACATTGTGCAACAGCGGAGCGACAACCGACTGCATAAAAAGGACAATTTACAAGCTTCATTGGACAAACAGTTATACAATGCCTGTCCATATCCCGTCTCATAATGTTATCTGAACACCTTTGTTCGCACTGAATTATCTTGAAAGGACAAGTTGAATCATGCTTGTTCAAATGACCTGCACAAAATCTGGTATTGCATCCTTGATTTTGGCAGATCATAGGTCGAAAGCTGCAAGTAACGACATGATTGGCAAGGTCTTGTGAAGAATGAAAAGTCATGGTACAATGAAATGAGTTGTGAAAGTCAACATTCTTTAGCAAAGTCTGTGCAATTGCTTCTCTTCTATCAAGTGTCCAAAAACCATTCATGTCAATCTCCTGAATGAAATCATCAATTTTGTCTTCTCTCTTTTCACTGAGTAGCCATGCCGAAACCCGACTGAAAAAATTCCTCTTTGAACTGGCAAAGTCGTCAACAAAATTAGATATGATATCAAAAGGATGGTCGGAAACTTCACCATCAGGTCCACCATCCAAGATAACAGATTCAGCAACAAAAGATTCACTTCTTTGGGTAAGATAATCAATCATTTCCTTTCTCAAATCAACAGTGACTGAACCAGGAGTCTTGAAGAGACCTCCTGATGTGTTATCAACACAAGCAGAGGCTAATCCTGGAAGGAACATTTGAGCCAACTTGTGAACTACTTCTGTATCACAAAGATCACAATGGAACAAAGGTTCTCCATCTTTCTCATCATCAATCTTCTCAGGTCCAAGGTCAACATCAATTGTAGGTAAATCCATTGTTGTTAATATCTACAAATAACTTTCTTCATCAATAAATCATCAATTCATCATATTGTTGTTAATGttaaatcatcatcatcatcatcatcaattcTAGGTCTTCTATTCCTAATTCCTATAAGAAAAGACAATATTGATTTTGgcatctaataataataataataatacagaATCATGAATgaaagatattattattattatgtttataaaatcaaaagtCAAAGATGAAATTACATGATGAAATAAATTGCAGGGAAACAAAACAAGAGAACTTACCGACATTGATCTGTCTTTTGTTCagatctaaaattattttttacttttcattcagattttagttttaatttcgATTTTTTAGGAGTGGCAGTGGCAACCACCattcaaacttttttcttttctcaccGTACAATATTTCctttactatttattttatctgtATTTTGGTAAATATAGAGGAGTGGAAGGggcttaaataaataaataaactatgcATTGATGTAAATTATATCTCAACACTTTGATGGTAAAATCATATCAACACTGTATCAGTATATTCACATTTTCTTTTTACTATATTCACATGTAAGTAAATTATTACATGATTTATATCTAGAGTCTATTGTGCTCTTTTTGGTAAATGggtaattttttagatttttatagaAGATTaactttttatgaaaaaattatagatgATAGACTCTTCTCAGTTTATCTTAGTTttacttgttttaaaaaaattgatttggattaaacattttattatatagatcatatatataaaatttacacaaatttaaaatcattggatatattattaagatataacaaaattaatgttttatcaattttattaaatactgttaattttcataaatattaataacatataaaataatttatatttgtataaaatttaCATGCatgattaatataatataaatttttaatttataaaaaaaaatgaaaaaggaacaaaatttaaagaaatcaAAAAGATTGAGAGAGATTAAAGAAATTTAGATCATAAAAAATCATACCTCAAGCCCACAACATGTCGCTGTACTAAGAGCAG
Protein-coding sequences here:
- the LOC101500248 gene encoding uncharacterized protein isoform X2, producing MDLPTIDVDLGPEKIDDEKDGEPLFHCDLCDTEVVHKLAQMFLPGLASACVDNTSGGLFKTPGSVTVDLRKEMIDYLTQRSESFVAESVILDGGPDGEVSDHPFDIISNFVDDFASSKRNFFSRVSAWLLSEKREDKIDDFIQEIDMNGFWTLDRREAIAQTLLKNVDFHNSFHCTMTFHSSQDLANHVVTCSFRPMICQNQGCNTRFCAGHLNKHDSTCPFKIIQCEQRCSDNIMRRDMDRHCITVCPMKLVNCPFYAVGCRSAVAQCMIEKHCLDDVQSHLWHLLKGIYKEAYGDSLQRRVEQIVQASPGSHLSKARDVRSLKFIVKDIEAKLGPFEVGVTQKGSAETITKKDDSEKNANSGSEQSTQASDMVSSSDKAEVSDILTMHTAENTDKSEESEHSRTEIERSEERIQTSNISKLPDEAETSLVSEGSTQIDKENNDAGTSELKFKGNEENTQTSMETLAEEISATNEDCVKNSKKNEYSEDGNFEDRDNVESIHNSNTKTAGNAENNVKNKDTEDDNLN
- the LOC101500248 gene encoding uncharacterized protein isoform X1 → MSILTTMDLPTIDVDLGPEKIDDEKDGEPLFHCDLCDTEVVHKLAQMFLPGLASACVDNTSGGLFKTPGSVTVDLRKEMIDYLTQRSESFVAESVILDGGPDGEVSDHPFDIISNFVDDFASSKRNFFSRVSAWLLSEKREDKIDDFIQEIDMNGFWTLDRREAIAQTLLKNVDFHNSFHCTMTFHSSQDLANHVVTCSFRPMICQNQGCNTRFCAGHLNKHDSTCPFKIIQCEQRCSDNIMRRDMDRHCITVCPMKLVNCPFYAVGCRSAVAQCMIEKHCLDDVQSHLWHLLKGIYKEAYGDSLQRRVEQIVQASPGSHLSKARDVRSLKFIVKDIEAKLGPFEVGVTQKGSAETITKKDDSEKNANSGSEQSTQASDMVSSSDKAEVSDILTMHTAENTDKSEESEHSRTEIERSEERIQTSNISKLPDEAETSLVSEGSTQIDKENNDAGTSELKFKGNEENTQTSMETLAEEISATNEDCVKNSKKNEYSEDGNFEDRDNVESIHNSNTKTAGNAENNVKNKDTEDDNLN